AAGAGGAAAACTAATGGAAGAATTCTCTCATTTCCACATATGAGACTCCAAATTTTCTAATTATGACTCTTGGTTGTACACCTTCACACAACATCATATATTTGTTTGTTTATGGGTGATATAACATTATATATTAGATAACATGAAGTTCTTTCTAATTTCAGTTTTCTGGGAGGACGGAGAGAAGATTTCATCTACTACCTGTAAAGCCGTTGCTTTGTGAGGCAGGCCATACCATTCCTCATACTCAGCAATATCTTGCAGTCTGAAGTCCTACAAGACCATCATGATGACAGTAAGTATAGAAGATGTTTGAGATGCAGGGTCAAGAAACAGTCTTAAGTATAGCAGAAGTATAAACTGAATGCCTACCGCAGAAAGATCAACAATTTTTAGATTTGTTGGGAGACTTTTGATAATTTCCTGCAGAATGTAAGTaattaacaaaaataaaaacttaaatGCAAGGCTCAAAATCTCCATTAGAAATTATGATAAGCAAAGTGAGACCATCTTCCTTCGGTATGAGTGTATGACGCTAATTTGATTTTTGAAAATCCAAGACGTGAAATAGCTACAAACCTGAGTTGTACCATGTGGTAAACAACAAAAAACGGCATCCACAGCAGAGAAATCTGCATCCTTAACAGCGACTAGATTTGGTAGATCCTGTATGGGAATAGTTGATAAGGAACAGTTATAGagataataaaattaatacttcATGATCTAAATTGAAAATGCACAATCCTTTCTCTCAGAACGAAAAGAGCAGGAACGGAATGACAAAATTCTAATAAAAGAGAGTCGGGTATTAGAAGAGACTCAATCTCTCTCATGATTCTTTCATATAGTCATAAAGTCAAGTAAAAAGTAAAGATAACAAAGCATATCCATAAGTATTTATCAAATAATTTCCTACTTTTCAGTCCCATATGAAATCAATTCAAAAGTAAAGTCGAACAAGAAAGCACAAGAAAGAATACAATCATGCAAATATAAAGATACATACTTGTGTGACCAGGTGAGGAAAAACAGATTCGATTGTTTGGCCAGCTTTCCTGTCAGCCGTCATCAAAGTAATCTGAAAATGTGGATGATTTCGCAGGAGTCTAATAATCTGCAACAAATTTTATACTTGTCAAGTGAAAATCATAGAACCAAGGGATACACATGATAAGTCTAACAATATATGAAACCAAGAGTATGATCGAAACCAAGCAGAATTACCCGAAATGACATGATATTACACTGCAGAAACAGAAGCTTAACTTAATCGGATCAAATGAGTACAGAAAAAGGGCCATAAATGTTCTAGCCACATTTGACTTTCTAGCCAGTATCAAAATTACAATTGGAGGAAATAATGTTCTCTTATTCATCTTCCAGGATTTTTTCTCTCATTTACAACGCATAACTTCCAATGCTCAAAATCTCCTTCTCCAGTATATCATGAATTAGAACAATAAGTATATTCTTACACTGAGTAAAATCTCCAAAAACGACTTGACTATCCAGACAATATTTTAGAATAAATGGAAGATTCATTTTCCACATTATTCCCTGATTATTTTCACCATCTTCAATCTCTTTGAAACAGTATAGCAAGGACAACCTACTTGTCTTCCCAAATATTAGGAAGTATTCAAACTATCTTGGTTGTTTCAAAAGCACACAACAATCAGCAATGTAGTGCCAAAGGTTACTTTCCAGTTGTACCGTAAAGCACAAACCTCCCACGAGCCAAGTTCAGAACAACTGCATCCGCAGAGTCTCAAACAACGATCCAGGTTCACTCCTTGACCAAAATCAAAATTCTTCttttattgattttttatttttactttttaggTTTACATCTAAGCATGTTTATTGAGCTTAGTCTTAAAAATATCAGGGCAACATGTAGCTCTTTCTGCGTAGACAATAGCAACTTTTAGAATGCATCTGcgataaattaaataaaaatattaaacaCGGGCAAGAAACAGTCTCTACCAAGTGCCTTTGCACCTTTGTTTCGTTCTCAGAAGAAACCATGAATCACTCAAACtaactactacaacaacaacattaccCCTAGtgcaatcccacaagtggggtctggggagggtattgtgtacgcagaccttacccctaccttgggaggtagagaggttgtttccgacaGAATCACTCAAAAAgctaacttttaaaaaaaaatgaatctctcCAAAAACAAATTATTCGTGCAAAGTAATAGATACTTATCCGACATCATTTTTCAAACATAATGCAATAAAAGATGAGAAATTGAAGCGGGGCCCGAAAAAGGGGGTTGCACACACCTCAGAACCAGTGTAGCCACTAGCACCTAGCACACCAATACGCAATTTATCCAATTTGTTAGCTTTTCCATCCCCAAATTGCAAGCTTTGTGGTGGTGATGATGACGCCATCGAAGTAGCTCTAATTCTGAGCTTCCCAACCTTGGAAACCTTCAGTTCATCCTACAAAAATCACTTCATAAATCAGAAATAAGGAAAATAACAAGGTACATTTCATTTAAATTATCTAAACATAGATTAtatattagagagagagagaattcatAAAGCCGAGCCTAACTATTTCTGGGTAAAATTGCAAACCTGATATTTCCAAAGTTGACCTCCACTGAAGTGGCTAGAACTGAGAGCAGCAAAAGAAGACATTGAAGTGGCTAGAACTGAGTTGTAAGTATTAATTTTGCAAAATTGTAAGTATTAGTTCAATGTGAAGAGCAAAGCACAAAATTCACACACTTCCACCTACATAATGTCTATATGGCCCGATGATGAATATATAGAATCAACGGGTTGTACCCGACTCCACCTACTCCCATTTTACACGTGATTCGTGAGAGAAGGTGGGTACTATGGGTATAGTATGAGTCCGTaatttttttaacccaaaaatgaTCAAATGGCACCAAAatatcatacaaaaaaaaaaaaaaaaaccaaattaCCTTTTGCAcgctaaattagtgcgcaataggataAAAGTGTGTAATAGGGGTTTACTAAGCATCCCAACCCTTTATTCTTTTGAATAGTTGTGAAATTCAtattttttccgtactttgaccaaagattagtcatgtttaaaAATGTCGGAATATCAATATTATATATAGAACATGATATCATTTTCTGCGAACAATAATATAGGCTCAACGCATCAAGTATACctatacatttggatcgtcgttttaggggttgtaaagcctcccgaagtaagttttgtttgtttgaaaacttgttatctttaagtttaagtgttttattttataggaTTTTGATTAATTTAGGACGTCGCACGAGTTACTATTAAATGATAATAAaaactaagataactaattatcattaagaaaataataccaaaaaaatatataatattaacataaaatgtatattttatttacaaatataaAATATACAATCTCCATCTCCCTATGTAACACTCCGTATCTTAGAACAAAGGTTAGACTTATATCATTAGAGTTTAGCAGAGAATTTGAAAGTTTGtgcgttttgcgaaaatggtcaaCAGGCCTACTTCGAGTACCCATAACCCCTTGAtttattgagaatttgagaaaacttaaatcATAAAAGTTGTAGcactttgaaatatatttccaacggtatcttgtgAAGCTCAAATGAAGCTCTTTGCTAAGAGTTATACCTGTTTTACTAACGCTGGttggagcagaattttcagattttgggttacgttttgagccttttcctactctaattgggactccttattttgttattttctgaactaaaaacgtccctaacactattctaaaccctaagagactatttGTTCTCTCTCTACCTCCATATCTAAAGAACCTATGCACTCCAATCCTTCAAGAACCGCAAGAAAATCATTCTTGCtatcaagaaaccttcaagagtTGGTTTGACAATCTTGTTTGTTGAGGTTTCCTCTAAGGTAAATCATTCAATCAAGAACCTCTGAATTATACAAGGTTACATAGTTTCTAAAcactagaataaatccatccacCCCGGTACCTataaaatcaagagttgtaaagaGTTAGAGAAACCcctagtatttttctgttgacTTTCACTCCGACCAGCCATATTTAATTGGTATTTCCtgggggcaattcgcagaattgcccttcttttggggtggtctttaaattttgtcccttatatttgaaatctttaaatttttcccttcgctaaatcccatgggtttcaggttcgaacccccacacagtcaaaatttaaaaaaaaaaatcgcaagacagagtttaaatttcgctatgcccccatcggcatacacttgtgaaggaattagcaaagttatgccggacctgacctacttatgccttatgggcagacttggcataagtatgccggttccggcataactttgataattccttcacaagtttatgccggatccggcataaaagtttgcccattaaaagtatgcccccatcggcataaacttgttcaagaattaccaaacttatgccgatgggggcatacttatgccttatgggcaaacttttccttgaagcatatatatgtatttttttttaacttttcaagataaacctttagtaatgccttaactaaaagtgtgtccataaaacataactaaaagtatgccccataaggcgtaagttttccttaaggcataactaaaagtttgtcttataagacaaagtttaaattttgaagtttgcccattaaaagtatgcccccatcggcataaacttgttcaGGAATTACCAAAcctatgccgatgggggcatacttatgccttatgggcaaactttgccttgaagcatatatatgcattttttttaaacttttcaaggtaaacctttagtaatgccttaaataaaagtgtgcccataaaacataactaaaagtatgccccataaggcgtaagttttccttaaggcataactaaaagtttgccttacaaggtaaagtttaaattttgtatgccccctccggcagatttttagttatgtttaactaaaagtctgccggagggggcagactttgccttgaggggcagacttttagttatgccggatccggcataactttaactttttcttaaagattgtatgctggatccggcatacaatcccccagtcctgccttgcaaaattatttttttattttatgcctgagcgggggttcgaacccagaacttcatgtattcgctcatctttccaagcaaagggcaaaatttaaagaccacaaatatgaagggcaaaatttaaagatcacaaatttgaggggcaaaatttaaagaccaccccaaacgaagggcaatccgtgcaaaaatctaaccgttggatcaagcccaaattttaactgagtgttcataacacataagtcTAAAATATGAACGGTGGAGATTGGCTTTGGAGGTCCGGAACagtaccctttgagccacgaacagtagctacgaaaatcagtgaaaatcctctcaaggtttccaaattcaaagcttttgaaattcttcttcaaagattcagacttttcttcaagttgggcagcaagtgccacttattttacatgttcatgtttttggaatttgcttagttaaccgagaaggctcagatagcctgaaactacgtagccaccataggataagggttgtcagcaaggaggcaacaccttcattatgcagtttggatctttacatgcttattattacttaaatctcatattcctggcaagatatgagtgttctgctggtaggacgcaagtaccagatcatgttgtcggttatactatagcactccCCATGTTACAAGcaattatatatacatgtatttccattgatttaccgTTTTCTGACTTTATTtatatgtattcatgctcatgttcatgtccaggttttcagtttcacttcttatcatgttattctatgtcttatgttatttctttcaaTTACTTTATacaccagtacattcaatgtgctgacgtcctctttctattgcccgggggcttgcatttcacgatgcaggtattgattgaaAGGACAACAGATttgctcgttaggacattgctcgtatcagcttttggtgagccccatcttattcggggttgtgtctttacttctatttatgtcagctatgcatttaaggtatgccgagggccttgtcccggtgaacagtttagcagacagattcgtgtcagaggtttcatagactagtcagttgtcATGTTCAGTTGAGTTGGCCTTAATGGCTACATTCtgcattcatgatataataataataataataataataataataataataataataataatatttccagacttatgattattgaactccatgttttcacaattcatgcatgtttactttatattccgcatcagttcatgtcccatgtagactcagcaagtcatgtgattcgctcggtcacatgcagcaagacaccgagtgtcgtgttacgcccaggccatggttcggggcgtgacaccctAGGTCCCACATGTGGGAGGCTTTAGAATAACCTTAGGCCTAAGGCAAaccccaccacccccaccactctcaccatcatctccatccccccTCTTCCTTTTAATCTGTGCACGCTCTATGGCGTGATCATCCTGCGTTCCCTTCTTAGGGGGCTTGTTCAAAACATGCTTCCTATGGGAGACGACGGTGGCCAAACTGTGATCTTCAGGAGATGACTCTGTCAGAGTAGGAGAGGGATTCACAGGCGCAGAAGAAtgtacctgaaataacatataatcaatttagtttagttttatgctaaactaaacataaaatataaaaaattaatttaatacattattttattgtaaaaaatcaAACCTATGTGTCGACGGGCACCTGAGATGGCTGGTGAGAGGGCTCATGAGCTAGCTCCTCAACTGTCTCCTGAGTGGGCCTCGGAGCCGGAGATGTAGATGGTGCTGGAGCAGGAGACGAGTTCACAGGCGccgaagaatgaacctgaaataacatataaacaatatagtttagttttatactaaactaaacataaaataacatataaacaattaatttAATACATTATTTAATTGTAAAAattcaaacctgtgtgtcgacgggctcctgagatggctggCCAGAGGGATCCTGAGATGGCTCCTCAACGGTCGCCTGAGCAGGCCCCGGAGCCGGAGACATTTCGAACTCCTCGAATAAGAAATTGAAGTCCAGCACTGTGCCCTCCTGTAGATCATGAGTTGGCCGCTCACCTTGTGGATGACGAATTGGCGGCTGTGCAGGCGATGGCCAGAACATGTGATCTGAAAATAAATCCGGCGTATATACAAGTGTCGACGGGATCTCTGATGCCGACGGCCGGCAAGAAGTCGACGGGATCTCTAAAGTCGACAGAGGCTGCTTGGCTGGAGCTGGGCCTGGTATATGGTCGTCATGCTCATCCACTAGACCACGACCCTCTCTGGCCCCACCTCCTCTGTGACCAGCCTCTCTGGCCCTATCACCTCGGCCACCAGCCCCTCTCGCACGACCACGACCACCCGCTGCTTGATGTGGGACCTCTGGAACAGGCTCGTCGACACGTCCGAGCTCattcgtgttatatcccgtatttttgaacgtcagattatttgctgaggtggggcccacacatcgagatttttttgggacatctgaaaagtcatatgaatcacatatgtgaagttaaacacaactcaagaaggacccttgggccaaatcaaagtggaagtcctccaaacgaatatttttaagaaaacgttttcgggtgatctgacttctaggggcaaaaacggtattataagtttggaatttggaaaataccaagaaatagaagttgtagataattgaattagatttccaaccataggtcgtgggttcccaggtgacatcggtacaaggagatatggacgttttaaggtcgaaaggtcagtgggctaggcccaactcgggatcaaccgagttggcccaaaaaaataaaaaacgaattaaggcccaaaggagaggggtggccggccatcttatggcccaagcccacaaaattaataaatttcccatgtgataattaatataaaggatcattaaattgtcttgaaacatttagaagtttcaagacaattgagaaagagagaaacaagagaaagaagagcaagaataagaaggccattttcggccaagctatagaccaaaaaaaaaaaaaaatttttttttttcaaaaatcattttctaccaattaaagggtcctttgcaacttggtgtaattattttggaagaaagaacacttgtttcttcaagttgacaacttggtcaagtgaagaagattgtagaaaaaggtaagaattaatccctttttattatgttatgaaggttggtttatgttgtagtatgtagaaatgagtagaatttatggaaatatggaagtttacaaagtgggtgtgcatatatgtaagtggacatatatgtatattgttgtataaataatatgagttgaattttatgttgtattctagttgtggttatggtgaaatttatattggaaatggaagaaaatggttcaagttggcatggaaaattattgggaatagttataggaaattatatgattttaatgaagtttttatgtaattatagaagtggagttttaaatgtgaattattatgttagttggtgaatttggaaggataatagtccatattggcatgaaagattggttgttaagtggttatgagaagttttgtgattttatggtagatttatgtaattatgaaaatgaaattattaaggtgcaaattatgattatggttgatgaaattggaagatggaaatatgttatgaatatgtagatcgaagatttgaagttttggatggattatggttttggtggaaagtttgtatattttgtgtatcttgtgaatatttggtagaaatgatatgaaatgcttccgaattagattgtaatgatcttgattagtaatgaatgtaaaaacattgagattggtttggaaatgtgaagttggaacgaaagctattgcattatgttggaaagaagactagttgtgttatattgtgttttgtagtcatggttgttgtcattgtgttgatagtttggccgggttgaattcccggattgttgttgattaaaaaattggctaagttgaattttggggatggtgtatttataggggagatgctgcccaaatttttgtagacaagtattggttaagattgaaatcttaaagccttacaattaacatttggtaattgtgaccaaattgtagattttggcgaacttgaaacttgattttggagacgtgtatgaatcggaaaaggtatgtaaggattcacccttccttctatggcatgtcttaaacgtaataagttggatacgagcctcggggacaactctattctccgaaatccgcacccaaagtttcccctttttcattcagtagaattgaattaaatattgtatgaaatgttgaaaaattgcctaaacatctagaacttgcacaaataggacccgactaccttaaaactctcacaagtgacgtcatgaaatgtaacgtatgtaaatcgtgtacgccacctcatttgacccgaggtgggcccgttattcccggattttcttaattgtttcgtttatcgaacgataagtatatgtacatgtatatggggaagattgggaaagagaaggcgctatagacccatagccacctgatcagttggagtatggtacatgatatcgtcccggacgcgggatatatggttaaatggatcggagccgacgcctc
The sequence above is a segment of the Lycium barbarum isolate Lr01 chromosome 6, ASM1917538v2, whole genome shotgun sequence genome. Coding sequences within it:
- the LOC132644697 gene encoding uncharacterized protein LOC132644697, which produces MFWPSPAQPPIRHPQGERPTHDLQEGTVLDFNFLFEEFEMSPAPGPAQATVEEPSQDPSGQPSQEPVDTQVHSSAPVNSSPAPAPSTSPAPRPTQETVEELAHEPSHQPSQVHSSAPVNPSPTLTESSPEDHSLATVVSHRKHVLNKPPKKGTQDDHAIERAQIKRKRGDGDDGESGGGGGVCLRPKVILKPPTCGT